One window of the Triticum dicoccoides isolate Atlit2015 ecotype Zavitan chromosome 3B, WEW_v2.0, whole genome shotgun sequence genome contains the following:
- the LOC119282438 gene encoding E3 ubiquitin-protein ligase ATL6-like — MGPAPCTNGLFIVLLLVLAAADFGSGQQNPYTTKFSPSRATVIIVLIVILIAFFFLFFLCLFLDCIHHCYGHNSYSATRLPIGAAAARPRRQQRGLDPAVLETFPTMAYADVKEHKAVKGALECAVCLSEFDDDETLRLLPKCSHVFHPDCIDTWLASHVTCPVCRANLVPNDTDFPATGDELSSVHPASQPPQEVPPPDSATEAAPTVVIDVEESEDERIIREETDELARIGSLKRALRSKSNRAPTHFSRSHSTGHSLAAPASICTGAGIERFTLRLPKPEHADRLRRMKSLVAFTAGRQGSTYRSLRLCGDGSSRSGTSVRLGQSGRWPSFLSRTFSAAWGARSTRSAELGGSSKGGKPAGAGGKSVECKDH, encoded by the coding sequence ATGGGGCCGGCACCCTGCACCAATGGCCTCTTCATCGTCCTCCTCCTAGTGCTCGCCGCGGCCGACTTCGGGTCGGGGCAGCAGAACCCCTACACGACGAAGTTCAGCCCATCCAGGGCCACCGTCATCATCGTCCTAATCGTCATCCTCAtcgccttcttcttcttgttcttcctctgccTCTTCTTGGACTGCATCCACCACTGCTATGGCCACAACTCCTACTCGGCCACTAGACTCCCGATAGGCGCCGCCGCGGCTCGCCCGCGACGGCAGCAGCGCGGGCTCGACCCGGCCGTCCTTGAGACCTTCCCGACCATGGCGTACGCCGACGTGAAGGAGCACAAGGCCGTCAAGGGCGCGCTGGAGTGCGCCGTGTGCCTCAGCGAGTTCGACGACGACGAGACGCTCCGCCTCCTGCCCAAGTGCTCCCACGTCTTCCATCCGGACTGCATCGACACCTGGCTAGCCTCCCACGTCACTTGCCCGGTCTGCCGCGCAAACCTCGTCCCCAACGACACCGACTTTCCGGCCACCGGCGATGAGCTGTCGAGCGTCCATCCCGCTTCGCAGCCGCCGCAAGAAGTGCCGCCGCCAGATTCTGCAACGGAGGCAGCACCCACCGTCGTCATCGACGTGGAGGAGAGCGAGGACGAGAGGATCATCCGGGAAGAGACGGACGAACTTGCGCGGATCGGCAGCCTGAAACGCGCTCTGCGCTCCAAGTCCAACCGAGCGCCCACGCACTTCTCGCGTTCGCACTCGACGGGGCACTCGCTCGCTGCGCCAGCCAGCATCTGCACCGGCGCCGGCATCGAGAGGTTCACGCTGCGGCTGCCCAAGCCGGAGCACGCGGACAGACTACGGCGCATGAAGAGCCTCGTCGCGTTCACTGCCGGCCGGCAGGGCAGCACGTACCGTTCCCTCCGACTATGCGGCGACGGCAGCAGCCGCAGCGGGACAAGCGTCCGGCTGGGACAGTCAGGCCGGTGGCCATCTTTCTTGTCGCGGACTTTCTCCGCGGCGTGGGGGGCGAGGTCCACCCGGAGTGCCGAGTTGGGCGGGTCGAGCAAGGGCGGGAAGCCGGCCGGTGCCGGCGGCAAGTCAGTGGAGTGCAAAGACCACTAG